From a single Sparus aurata chromosome 13, fSpaAur1.1, whole genome shotgun sequence genomic region:
- the LOC115593715 gene encoding CAAX prenyl protease 2-like isoform X1, with amino-acid sequence MLEPEHGPVTQVEHTFTRCQVCVLSCLLLACLYVGSLYVWRSSLPRDHPSVIKRRCASVLLVSALSPAVVKVWMHWADIQVDASVLELMGVRLGGLLPAAVLPLLLTVVFYLGPLVHAAMDDPAGFSGELQSALDVQSWRLCVGDAVWLRNQVVAPLTEELVFRGAMLPMLVPCAGPTAAIFTAPLFFGVGMATRCSGCSYSVNTDDFMCLSSQPPSAVVPAHLHHITEQQRLHKDNMSIVLTVSGMQFLYTTVFGAFTAFIFMRTGHVVGPVLCHSFCNSRGLPDISAALQHPQRPALLVSYATGLLLFLVLLFPLTDPFFYGAIPVCSLAPPPTSACQIQ; translated from the exons ATGCTGGAACCAGAACACGGCCCTGTAACGCAGGTGGAGCACACCTTTACAaggtgtcaggtgtgtgtgctgagCTGCCTGCTGCTCGCCTGCCTGTACGTCGGCAGTTTGTACGTCTGGAGAAGCAGCTTACCCAG ggacCATCCCAGTGTGATAAAGCGCCGCTGTGCCAGTGTGCTGCTGGTTTCTGCCCTGTCACCTGCAGTGGTGAAGGTGTGGATGCACTGGGCCGACATCCAG GTCGATGCGTCTGTGTTGGAGCTGATGGGAGTTCGTCTGGGAGGTCTGCTTCCTGCAGCcgtgctgccgctgctgctgaccgtg GTATTTTATCTCGGCCCCCTGGTTCACGCTGCGATGGACGACCCTGCCGGCTTCAGCGGGGAGCTGCAGTCTGCGCTGG ATGTTCAGTCGTGGAGGCTGTGTGTGGGAGATGCAGTGTGGCTCAGGAACCAGGTGGTGGCACCGCTGACGGAGGAGCTGGTGTTCAGAGGGGCCATGCTGCCCATGCTGGTGCCCTGCGCCGGACCCACGGCTGCCATCTTCACGGCGCCGCTGTTCTTTGGTGTTGGTATGGCAACCAGATGTTCAGGCTGTAGTTACAGTGTAAACACTGATGACTTTATGTGTTTGAGTTCACAGCCGCCCTCTGCTGTCGTTCCAGCACACCTCCACCACATCACAGAGCAACAGCGCCTCCACAAGGACAATATGAGCATCGTCCTCACGGTGTCGG GGATGCAGTTCTTGTACACGACTGTATTCGGTGCTTTTACTGCCTTCATATTCATGAGAACAG GGCACGTTGTGGGTCCAGTTCTGTGCCACTCGTTCTGCAACAGTCGCGGTCTGCCGGACATCAGCGCCGCCCTGCAGCACCCTCAGCGACCGGCTCTCCTCGTCTCATACGCGACggggctgctgctgtttctggtGCTGCTCTTCCCGCTGACGGACCCCTTCTTCTATGGTGCCATTCCCGTCTGCAGCCTGGCTCCGCCCCCAACGTCTGCATGCCAgattcagtga
- the LOC115593715 gene encoding CAAX prenyl protease 2-like isoform X2, giving the protein MLEPEHGPVTQVEHTFTRCQVCVLSCLLLACLYVGSLYVWRSSLPRDHPSVIKRRCASVLLVSALSPAVVKVWMHWADIQVDASVLELMGVRLGGLLPAAVLPLLLTVVFYLGPLVHAAMDDPAGFSGELQSALDVQSWRLCVGDAVWLRNQVVAPLTEELVFRGAMLPMLVPCAGPTAAIFTAPLFFGVAHLHHITEQQRLHKDNMSIVLTVSGMQFLYTTVFGAFTAFIFMRTGHVVGPVLCHSFCNSRGLPDISAALQHPQRPALLVSYATGLLLFLVLLFPLTDPFFYGAIPVCSLAPPPTSACQIQ; this is encoded by the exons ATGCTGGAACCAGAACACGGCCCTGTAACGCAGGTGGAGCACACCTTTACAaggtgtcaggtgtgtgtgctgagCTGCCTGCTGCTCGCCTGCCTGTACGTCGGCAGTTTGTACGTCTGGAGAAGCAGCTTACCCAG ggacCATCCCAGTGTGATAAAGCGCCGCTGTGCCAGTGTGCTGCTGGTTTCTGCCCTGTCACCTGCAGTGGTGAAGGTGTGGATGCACTGGGCCGACATCCAG GTCGATGCGTCTGTGTTGGAGCTGATGGGAGTTCGTCTGGGAGGTCTGCTTCCTGCAGCcgtgctgccgctgctgctgaccgtg GTATTTTATCTCGGCCCCCTGGTTCACGCTGCGATGGACGACCCTGCCGGCTTCAGCGGGGAGCTGCAGTCTGCGCTGG ATGTTCAGTCGTGGAGGCTGTGTGTGGGAGATGCAGTGTGGCTCAGGAACCAGGTGGTGGCACCGCTGACGGAGGAGCTGGTGTTCAGAGGGGCCATGCTGCCCATGCTGGTGCCCTGCGCCGGACCCACGGCTGCCATCTTCACGGCGCCGCTGTTCTTTGGTGTTG CACACCTCCACCACATCACAGAGCAACAGCGCCTCCACAAGGACAATATGAGCATCGTCCTCACGGTGTCGG GGATGCAGTTCTTGTACACGACTGTATTCGGTGCTTTTACTGCCTTCATATTCATGAGAACAG GGCACGTTGTGGGTCCAGTTCTGTGCCACTCGTTCTGCAACAGTCGCGGTCTGCCGGACATCAGCGCCGCCCTGCAGCACCCTCAGCGACCGGCTCTCCTCGTCTCATACGCGACggggctgctgctgtttctggtGCTGCTCTTCCCGCTGACGGACCCCTTCTTCTATGGTGCCATTCCCGTCTGCAGCCTGGCTCCGCCCCCAACGTCTGCATGCCAgattcagtga